A segment of the Coffea arabica cultivar ET-39 chromosome 8c, Coffea Arabica ET-39 HiFi, whole genome shotgun sequence genome:
TCCTCAACAGCCGGGACTCGAAGAAAGATGTGGTTGGCGCTGCAGCTGCAGGTAATGCTTTCTGTTCTTTCAATCTCCGGCCCAGATTCCAATTTAGCAACATATCGTTGTACAATAAACTTCTCGCAAACTCGTTCCAGTATCTGTTGCTGCAAGAAAATTTGCTGACTCATAAGGTTTAGGATGTGAGAGGGAGGAAGAAACAAAGTAGAGGTGGAATAGTCTTGGACGACACAAATTCCGTGTTTGGAATTTCCAAACCGTAGAACTAGACCTTTTATCTTTAGATGACAAAACAAGACCACTAACAATTTGCTTACTCACAAGTCTTACCTGATCAACGTCAACTATTGGACAAGCCTAATATTGGACAAGACTAATGGAAAAACTccaaatgagataaaagggtccaCCATTTTTCACATCATATATTTAATCAATTTCCATATATAGCCAATAATTTTAAACTGAAAGCTAACGCACCTCCTCCATTCTACGAAACATCATTTGATTATAAAGCGCCTCCTCCGTCGCagttttctagttttctttttatttttccctgTTATTACATGCAGCGATATAAAAAAGGAGTAAAAATAAATCTCCAAATCCCTATTTTCCATCCTCTCAGTTCTCCAAAAGAAATAAACTCCAACCCTCCCATTTCTCATGCACAAACCTGCAACCTTGAGGAACTAATCAGCGAAAAGATATGTTGGAAGAGaattgcaataataaaaatctcTAGAAACTTTTATCTTGTGAAAGGGTTTGTAATTTGAACATAAGATATCTTTTCTCGTTGGAATTTTTCATGTAATTTTTTTCAGAAGGCATTTCCAAACACTCGGGCTTGTTGCCAAGTTCTGTGGCATTGGCTTGTGTATTGACTGTCTGGTGAAGTTACAGTTCTAATACTCATTTGTTGTTTGAGTTAATGAGTTATTTGTTCTACATTGAGTTAATCGTTCTGCTGAGTATGGGTAAATATGCTGGACAAAATGCCAGGATGACAGAATGTTATGCCCATTACCTGTTCGATAAACTGCGTAAAAGAATAGCTTTAGCAGGCTAAAACATCGAAAACGAATTATTCTGTCTTGATCCCATTCCCACTTTTACGTTCCTTGTTGAAATGAAGACACTTGGACTCATTAATTATCTAGTTGGCAAGTTGACATTGGTTATTGAGATTCGTCATTGATAAAGCGTGCCCCATCACCGTCAGAATGGAAACGCGCATGATTGTTTGTTATGTACGTGTAAATTTTCACCATTTTACATATCATTCTGAAACTAATTGCTTTAGAAAACGTAAACAGTTAGGCTGTTGACTGAAGTATTTGCTAAAGGTCTTCAGCCAGCGCAAAATTTTGCGTCTAGAAGCGTCTATCGCATTTGATTTTAGGCCGCCCATTTCCATTTTTGCCGCTtctttgtagaaaaattttcaTCCATGGAATTAGTTCATTTCATCAGTGAAATAACATTTGGGAAACTGCAATTtgaggaccaactacttttCCTCCACACGGCTGGTTGAATATACGAAATAGTTTACTATTaggaaaaattgttcaaaatgcGACAAAATGTCTCTCACATTTTATCGAATAAATTTTTTGATCATTcacttttgaaatgttatttTGCGTCCTTTACAAATTGAAGTTAAAAAATTTAGCCCCAATCTAagtttttgaccactttttagTCAAAACTCACTACATGATTTGATTCTCATGCAATCATTTTTTACGGACAAAAAAAGTCAAATACCATTTTTTTAATGGTAATTGAATATGGATTAGATTGATTCCACAATTTTAAGGGAAAATAAATATGATTCAAATTAGATTCTAGTATTTTAGGGAAAATGAATATAGATCGCgtcatttgtttaattttttggttctaaaaaaaataagatgTATGGATCACGTAATAGATTCGGGACAAAAGATGGTTGAAAACTTAGGTCGGAACCAAGATTTATTGACTTATTTTTGTTAGGGACGTaaagttattattttaaaagtgaaaatgaaataattcatttgacGAAAGATGAGAgatattttaaatgattttcccTTACTATTACTTAACGATTTGATTGGAGTAAAATTGGTCTAAGAAATATGTTTTGACTTTGTTGAAGATTCcactaaaacatattttactTTCATCACAAATGCAATTTCTAATGAactttttatattctcaattaccttttttatctcacataaatcacattctaaaaaatactataataattattccaaataatatttcaaataatctaatATCCAAACATACTATTGACTTTACAATAGACAAGTTACATGCAGGCaagtttttgactttttcccctttatttctttctttccgtTCTTCTAGGTAAGTTTTACTATAGTAGTAAAGGGTACTTTAGAGGCTCCAAAACATATGCCTGGGGGTTATAACCGGGGATTTCAGGGAATGAAAATAGTTTGTGGTTTTAAATTAGAGCAAAATACACAGTGAACCTTCTTAGGTTTTCTTTGAAGTATCAATTTCAGCATTATACACGAAAAAGAACGAAACTCTCCATATATGAGTATATAAGTTGGTTATAgaccagaaaaaaaaaggcattttAGTTACTTAACCAAATCCATAGACATCAATGACTTTTCACTCATTCAATTTGGGTGGCAACGAGTTGAATGGAGTACAAAGCAAAAAATTAACAATTGGAAGATGTATTGTGCTGAAATTGATAGTTCGGGAGCACTTTGCAATCCAAAGAAAGTTCAAGGGGATAATTTGTAATTAATTCTTTGACTACAGTTTGTTCTAATCCATCTATCACATTGTAGAGCTAGGAATTCTACTTCTGATGTTAAGTTTCATTCCTACAAACAAGTAATCGTTCagaatttgttttgttttgtctatTATGGGGCCATGTCCTGCTCTCATTTTTTGCAGGAATAATAGTCTAACCAACGACTACATTTTGCCTTCAAGTTTTCAGTTCTGGAAATGACTGTTCTTTATCATACACGAAACCAGGAGCTCAATATGATATAAACGGAAATAATCTAGATCATCAAGTTGTTCATCTACAAATGGATCATTCTATTTTCAGTTTTGTTATTGTTTATTCTCATCACAAATTTAGCAGTTGCAGTTGCAAGCTGACACATCTGTTCAAAAGTGAACTAACTAATTAATTGATTTTTCTTGTGCAAAACACAGCTCTAGACCTACTAAAAAATACTGAAGTGCAAGCTATCATGGGGCCGGTGTCATCAGTACAAGCAGAATTCATAAATGATCTTGGAGATAAAGCTCATGTGCCGATCATCTCATTTTCTGCAACAAGCACATTTCTTTCACCACTTAGCAGTCCATACTTCATTCGTGCTACTCAGAATGACTCATCTCAAGTAAAAGCCATCAGTTCAATTGTCAAGGCCTTTGGATGGAGAGAAGTTGTGCCAATCTACGTTGATAATCAGCTTGGAGAAGGGATTTTACCATTCTTGACAGATGCCTTCGATAAAATTAATACACGCATCCCTTATCGCAGTGTCATTCCTTCTTTAGCCACTGATGAGCAAATTGTTGCAGAGCTTCACAAGCTAATGACTATCCAGACTAGAGTTTTCATTGTTCATCTACTGCCCAGTCTTGGCTCTCGGCTTTTTGCTAAAGCAAAACAACTTGGAATGATGGCTGCAGGGTATGCTTGGATATGCACTGATGCCATAACAGATGAGCTTAATTCAATTGATCCTTCTATCATTGACACCATGCAAGGAGTACTAGGTGTAAGGCCTCATGTTCCTAATACTGCAGAGCTTCAAAGCTTCATTAAAAGATGGAAGTTGAAGTTTCAACACAGCAATCCAGACATCgtcaatcctcaattgaatgtGTTTGGGCTATGGGCATATGATTCAACGACAGCACTCGCAATGGCAATAGAGGAAGCAGGAGTTTCAAACATTGGCTTTGATCAAATGTCAGATATCTCAGGGAACACTACAGACCTTGAAAGTTTTGGTGTATCTAGAAATGGTCCTAAGCTTTTGCAGGCAATGTTAGGCACAGCATTTCAAGGCCTGAGCGGAGACTTCATTATAGTTGATGGACAACTTGAATCTCCAGTTTATGACATAGTAAACGTCATTGGTAATGGCATAAAAGAAATTGGCTTCTGGACTGCAGATAAAGGAATTGTTAGGCAGATAAACCCTATAACTATAAAGAAACTGGGAACTATACTGTGGCCAGGTGACACTGCAACGCCTCCTAAGGGCTGGGCAATTCCAAAAAATGGGAAGAAGTTGAGGGTTGGTGTACCAGTGAATGCTCGATTTAGTCAACTTGTAAAGGTTACAAGAAACTCCCAGACAAATACAACCATGGTCGAAGGATATTGCATTGATATATTTGATGCAGTAATGGCTTTGTTACCATATGCTGTCCCTTACGAGTATGTTCCTTTTGCAACATCAGATGGTATGAGTGCTGGAAATTACGATGACTTGGCGTACCAAGTCTATTTAGGGGTAATGTCTCTCTCCCTCTTATACTAGTAATACATTTTTATTTCAGGCAACATAGAGATATCCATTTTGGTTGAACATAGACAACTACTTTTAAGAAGTTTTTTCTACAAACAACCCACATAGTCTTGTATGCTTACTCACTCTAGTTTGCAGACATGTTAAATATGGAtgtcaattttcaatttatgaTGCTGCTGCTAAAGAAACAACAATGGTGAAAGACATCTATCAAAATTTACAACCTTTTGAAGTTTCGTCAACCTTTTCCACAAGAGCCACACACTGAACCATGCAAAGCATCATATAATAACATATCACGTTTGCTAATAGTTATAGCTTGTCTGCTAAGTTCATGAAAGGCCAGAGTCCTGAATTGTACTTCATATTCCTCTACTAGAATTTTGATGCAGTCGCTGGAGACATAGCAATCACAGCAAACAGGTCGCTGTATGTTGACTTTTCTTTGGCATATACTGAGTCTGGGATAGCGATGATTgttcccacagacaaccaaagTAGAAATACATGGATATTTTTGAAGCCACTAACTTGGGATCTTTGGCTGACAAGTTTTTTAGCTTTTATCGCTATTGGTCTTCTTATTTGGGTTCTTGAACATAGAATAAATGATGAATTCAAGGGACCGCCTTGGCATCAAATTGGCATGATCCTCTGGTTCTCCTTCTCTACCATGTTTTTTGCACATAGTAAGTTTTCATCCTTctccacattttttttttcacaaagtAGCATGGAATATTCTACTATGAAGAGGATGTATCCCTTTCCTTCTTCCCTGTATTTTGGTAGTTTTGGTTTGCCATAATATTCATGCCCTATTGTCTTTACTTGGTAACTCCACatcttttagaaaaaaaaatcatgaaattgtGGGGATAATCAGCATGTTTCTAAACTTACAAAATCATTTAATCTTGACTGTGTTGGGTGTTTACTGAAATTTCTTCTGTTGTTTATTTATCTGCTTTTCATAGAGGAGAAGATAATAAGTAATTTGGCCAGGTTCGTGCTGGTCATTTGGTTCCTAGTTGTGTTTATACTTACCCAGAGCTATACAGCCAGTCTTACAACAAGTTTAACTGTACAACAACTCCAACCAACTATAAGAAGTGTAGATGAGCTCATCAAGACCAGGGCGTACGTTGGTTACCAAAATGTTTcgtttctttcaaaaattctgcTTCAAATGGGATTTGATGAGTCTAGACTTGTAGCTTACCACTCTCCAGAGGAATTAAATGATCTTTTTACCAAAGGGAGCGGAAATGGGGGCATTGCTGCTGTTTTTGATGAGATCCCGTATATGAAGCTTATACTTGGCACATATTGCTCTAAATATACCATGGTTCAAGCAGCATATAAGACTGACGGTTTCGGATTTGTAAGCCACATGCTTTCATCACTCTTGCCTACTGATCTTattctattttcttttcctaCAAGTTTCACTCACTGTTTGTTTCCTGAATTTCATGACTAACAGGCATTTCCAATTGGATCTCCTCTTGCACCTGACGTTTCAAGAGCGATCCTGAATGTTACACAGGGCAGTCAAATTCTTGAAATTGAGAAAAAATGGCATTTGGAAACATCCAGCTGCCAAGACTTCAACACATCTTCCACTCCTGGCAGCTTAGACATAGGGAGCTTTCGCGGCCTATTTTTAATCATGGGAATAGTAGCTATTTCAGCTTTCATCATCCATTGGACAATGTTCTTATACGAGCATTGGAATGTCGTAACTAATTATAGTTCTTCAACGTGGGACAAAATCATTGGTTTGTCAAGATGCTTTGACTGCAAAGATGCCCCCAGCCATACATATAGGAAACCTGATATGCGAGGTGAAAAAACAACCCCAGGTGGTGATAAGGAAGTTTCATTCCGTCCACATTGTTCAGGAAGTCCAGTAACAATTTCTTTGCAAGCCTCTCCACATACAATTGTGCCATCAAATCCAAGCTTTTCAAGTCGCATGGAGCATAATTTAACCATTTCCGAAGAGCGTGAAATTCTTTCTTGTGAGAGTGAAAGTCCAAATCAAGAAGGTAACACACCTCAATAGATAATGCTGGCCATTGAGCTTACTGGTCAAGGATGAAGATTGTTAACAAGGCATTTCATACGGATCCATTCATAATGCAAGAATTATTCTTTGTTTACATATTTGTAGCATTGTATAAAACTTTCTTTGTTAAAGTGGTCCTTCATATTTGATTAAATTATTTGTGGTTATGTAACGGTCCTTTTCTCCTcctttgtttcattttcttttgtttttcaagtCCATTTTCTATTATCCCTCTCTTCGTCCTACTAGCTTCCCACCCAACCCTGCTAGTTCTCGCAACCTACTATGTATGTAAAAGCCAAGCCCTATAGCCAATTATCTTATAGATTTGTATGAGCCAAGAAGGTGAACATAAGTTATTTGAGTCCGTTAATATCTTGATGGGgtgttgaaaaaaaagaatatttgtggGGGTTAATTCGATAATTATTTGAGAATTGATTGACTATTCTCAACTTAAAGACTTACTTGATGGAGGATTTGTGCTATACTCTTGAACACTTGTCAAATTTCttattattgtgtttgaaaattGGGTCAGAGCAAGAAAACCATAGAGTCAGTTTTTTGTTCATCTTTTCTCGCTGTGTAGaattccttatactatataagaatgagttaaGGGCAAAGATTTCAACCGCAAGGGTGGGGCTATTTTGGGAATATGAAAGTATTTGAAGTGCAATTGGAGTATTGAATATGAATCATTATaactaatttgattttttttataattacttAAATGTCCTGTCAGACATTTAAAGCTATGGGTAAGTTTAACATGTGGCAGTATTCGGTATCTGATTAAACATTGGGTACAATTGAATTTAGGTTGTGTTTTAGTGGAATTAcataaaaatacttttaataatttaattggATTAACATCCAAGTCTATTAATTTCTTAAAGCCATTCTTATCAGTTATTTGCAAATTTGTGATATATAGATGTTAAGACACAATTAATACGGATTAGTAGAGAAGTTTGGTTTCTTGGGGATTACTATAGTAACCCCTATAGTAACCCCCAtctattcaaattcatttcatttacttataaTTTTGTTCTACTACAATCACGTAGTCTATTGAATTCAGATGTTGCTATATTAGTTACtcctctttcccattttgcaaCATCTTTTTCAATAGGTATGTTTTCTTTAGCTAATCTACTTTTTTTGTTGTAAGAAATCTGTAATCTTGCAAGTTGTACGTGCAATACTTTTTTTAGTGTTTCAATTCAATTGCCCATGTTAGATAGGCTTGATAGGGAGGAGATcacatttgttaattgttatttgtggtttaaaataaatttatcatcataaattttttcatttataaaTTGCATCTAactcttttgttgttttaactatTAGTTACGGTAATTTTCAAATTGTTTACTACTTTATTGATCATTCCATTTAGGcaatttttcacttcatttgattTGCCAATATGTTTAACTATCTACTTAAAACTATTTGGCTGCAAATCTAAAGTATGTACttcattacttttaattgttttcttgaattaagTGGATTAAGATGTTTTAGTACTTTTTGAGGTAATTATTCATCTGGATTAGCGTGTTAGTTATTGTATATAtttgcaactaggtcaaaaattgaTATTTTGTGACTGTAACCCCTACCAAGAAGAAGATGCTTTGCTATATGTTCTAAATCATACAATAAATCATAATTGATTGATTGGTCAATGTGGATGTTTCATGATGATATGTCCTTGGAATCAATATAAATCAAAGAATTTGGCTTGCGAGAACTAAAATTCCACTAGCAATGATTTCTTCAAGTATGCTAATTATTCAAATCTCACTCATATGACAAGATAATGAGGTGAATTGCCCTTgtatcaaaatcaaattcaaactaaaTAACAAATTTTAATATCCCTAAAATGCATGAGCAGATATAAATAAATCTTTTATTCTATTAGATTAGACGCAAAGTGGTTAATCGTgttttataattatatttcatTGCATATTATACATTTTTACTCAATATgtaatttatgatttttctgtttaatatcACAGAATAAAATTGTCATACTTTAATTCTTATACTACAAAAtactaaataataattattaactaTCTTTAATTATAGGTATTAAACTCCCGCGCATGGCGCGGGCTTTTTCCCCTAGTAATTATTAATAAGCTTTTGTATCAAGCATTTCCATGTGTTGTGCTGCTGAATTCTTGGTTTAGGAGTTGatcttgattatttttataaatgGTAAATTGCATTTACTGCCCTGTGATTTAGCGATTTTTCACATAATcctctatagtttcaaaatagcTCATTTATAGTTTAGACTAAAACGTCAAAATGAAGGAAATGATTCTCTGTAACAGAACCCATAAAAATGTtaaaattatccttgtttgaaaATTCAAGTGGTTAAAGTGATTACAATATATAAACATATTATACATGATACTTTAACCCGGTATGCctttatattttactatataacCCCCCCGCcccccttatgattttatattttaccatattacCCCCTTCTAATTTAGTGCTTTACTATAACCCTTTTATGGGTTTCAAAATACATGTATAGCCTCCcatggttaataaataattttcaacttcatataggagtacttTTGACATTTCAGTGAACTCCGTTATGGAATGTAGATTATTTTaacactttaattcaaactaTAAGGAggttatatataacttttgaaagcaTAGAGAGGTTACGTGAAAAATCGCAAAACCAATGGTGGTAAAGtgttttttacccttttataaATGATGGAAGCATCAACAATTACTAAAATCACAAACACATATTTTTACAGTAGTCTCGCTATAACCAACAAGAAGCAGTTTCCAGAGCATCTTCAAGAGTTTACACTGGGACTACATTGctaaaatttttattagtcTTGTCTGCTTCACATGATATTCGGCATCCATCATATTCCCAAATCACTCACCTTCAGTTTCACTTGTCACCCATCATTGTTCTGCCCCATCACCAACCTTTGCATGACCCCTGGATACCGAAGGCATCCTTGGGGTGATCTCTAGTTCCCATGAGGTGGAGATGATGGCCTCTATCCACGTTTTTTCCTCCATCTTCTTTTGTAACATCACTTAATTCTGTATCCAATTTGATCCTTGTATGATGATGCAACCAATAAAGTATTTCCGGCttaaaaacaaccaaaaaaatcAAGGATAGTATAGGAACTACAGCCAGGTccaaagagaaacaaaaaactTCTCTCAAATAGGGGTGAGAAACAATTTTCCATTATCTTGGGGAGCAAAATAGAATTGGTCAATTTCTCCTAAAATTAAAACCCATTGCAACACTTTGTTCTTCATATCCAATTAAAAACAAAATCCTAGAACTAATTGCCATTCTCCTCAGAACATCCTACCTTACAGTAGGAAGAAGTAATTTTCAGTTCAAACTCATtagaaaatctttttttttttacagctaacatttaaatttttattttctcacatAATGAAGAATTTCATTTTCTTGGGATATTTTGTGGTTTTAGCACTATTTGAGACATTAATGTTGTGAATTAAGCATATTTGTACGTAATTAGCCATGATATTTTGAGAACAAGTCTCTTTCTTTCTCAAATATGAACCCACTTTTTTTGCATTCTAAATTAGCTAGAGTTTTCCCTTAATTATTtctcttaatcaattattttctgcagttaatttatttagttagcatttaatccaaaaccccccatacctTGTCAGGGAATTTATCAGCAAACTGGATTGATCTATTTATGGGGGTAGTGGTTCCTTAGTGGATATGATGCCCAAGAAACCTAATTTTGGTTTGAAAAAGGCTAATTTTCTTTTGAGAGACAACCGGGCCATTTTTCTGGGTAATATGAAGAAAGGTATTTAGGTGTTTGAAATGTTGTTCAATATTTTCCGAATAAACTAGGACATCAAACAATTCATGAACCAGAATCCTCTCACAAATTCCCAGCAGAATCAATagatccatcaaaatcaattcatatTAACTCAGCAAATTCACCAAAACCTTTTTCAAATTATGATTCCATACTAGGATCTATAAACCTATCAGATCCGCAaaaagttttggaaaaaaaatttatagatCTACCAGATTCTCCCATAGATCTATCAAACCCAATAAATATATCAAATCAAGGATCTAACATTCGAGTTTTGAGTCAACCAATGAATTATTCTAAATTTTGGGAGCTGAGTTCTGGAAAATCCTCTCTCTAGTGTAGAGGAAGCTCTCTCTTGGGGTAAGAGCCATCCTCCCTTTGGTGGGAGTTTCAGCATGGTTTCAAACGTTTTCAAAACTCATACTATTCCCGCACTTTTTTCTACAATATTCCAACCATCACCACTACCGATCTGAGGCTGTAACCAAGGAAGATTCACGCAGCTTAATCATCGTAATCAAAGAAATTTAAGGATGTCTCTCCAGGGGGAACACATAGTAGCCTGAGTCTTACTCTTTATGAACAGCTGTAAGCAAGGTAAGACTTGCTTTTTTTCCTTGCTCCCGTTTCAGAGGTAAGGCCTGTACACATGCATTAGTTTCTACAGCGTTTATTATTTGTCtgtgttttcttttcctcttgtcGTTAGCCTGGCTGGTCCCATTTACTGTGATAGTTTCGGTCTAGTTCTGCTTGTTTTTGTCCCCTGTTTTTTCGCTTTCTTTACTTTCTTAGCTACTCttgtgttttttctatttcttggCTGGTAGTTGAAAAGGCGTAACTTCTAAGTTTAGCGAGAGAATACCCGCTAGCATCTCAGAACTTATCTATGGAGGGTGACTTATCTGAATTATTACAAAGATTTTCGCTGGAGGGGAATGAGATCTCTGGAGCTAAACTGGAGTTGGAGGACCTGAGCAGTGGAATAAAGGATTGTGAAGGAAGTCTGATAGGAAGAATCATGGGTGAGAAGATAGCTAACTTCACCGGGGTGAAGAATTTTGTGACTGCAGCATGGAGTTACCCCAAGAATCTGACAGTCATGGAATTGGGACCAAACCTGTTCCAATTCAATATCCCAAACCAGGATGATATAGAAAGAATAGTGACAGGGGGTCCATGGTTAATGGATAATCAAAGCTTAGTGTTGAACAGATGGTCAGAAGGGGTAGAAGAGAATTATGGGGCTTTTATTACTGCTCCTTTATGGGTTCAGATTTGGAACCTTCCTGTGCATTGGCTCTCCAAAGAGGTGGGCAGGAAAATTGGAGTAGTTTTTAAGGATGTAAAGGAAGTTGTTATCCCTCAGGGAGGGGGAAAGGAAGGTAGGCATTTGAAGGCTTTAGTACATGTTGATCTGTCCAAACCCCTGCTCAGAGGAACATTGGTGCAGATAGCAGGGTCACTTAAGTGGGTCGCTTTTAAGTATGAAAGGTGCCCGGATTTCTGTTATAAGTGTGGAATAGTAGGACATGGGGAACGGACTTGCAAAGAAAGCATAACTGTTCCAGAGGGTCTGTTGGAGAACCAATACGGCCCATGGATGCGTGCTGGGAATAACAGAAGCCCTGCCAAAGAGAGAGTGGTAAGGGATGATACGGTGAAGGATAAAAGATACTGGAAGTTCCAGAATGGAGAAATGGtggagagggagaagagaagGACCCAATCAGGTGAGGTGCTTCTAAAGGCTCTTAGAACCTCAGGATTAGGACATGGAAGTTCCCAGGAGTTTACGAAAGAACATGAGAATGAAAAGGGGGTCCTGCAAAATCGTAGTGATCCCTACATTGATGTGGAAACTAGTGGAAGGGAACATGGAAGTAGAGAGGACCCCCAATCCTCGAACAAGGAAAATCTTGATGTTCCTCGTGTAGCTCAGGAGAATGTAGAGGAGAATCAGTCTGTAGTTGAAATGGAGGTTTTGGAGGAGGACAGAGATTTTTTGCACAAAATGGCTGGGACAGGAGAATAGATTACTAGAGATTCCAGTTCAGATGGCAGGGAGGCAGGAAGAGCCTCAAGGTATTACTAAGATTCAAGAAGCTATTAACAAACAAGCCAAAAGGTCTTACAAGAAGTTGAAGTCCCCAATGAGAACAAGAAGGGCTCTGAAAGAGAGGAATGATCAGGTTATTATCACTGAAGGAGGAAGGAAAAGGCAGTTTCAGCTATATGACGAGGACATGGAGGATGCGCATCAGCAAGAGGCACCAGGCAAACGAGCGAAGCCTCGGGAGTTAGTAGGATACACAGCTATGACTGAGGTGGAGGTGGGGTCCTTCCCTAATGGGGCCCCACAAAAGAAATGAGGGCTTTGGTCTGGAACTGTCAAGGAgtggggagccccttgacagttccccaCCTAAGGGAGGTTAACAACCTCCTCTCCCCAAATGTGATCTTTTTGTGTGAGACTAAGAACAGGAAACTAGTGGTAGACAGGTTGGCTAAAGGTTTAAGATTTGATAATAGTTTTGTAGTGGAAGCTATGCACAAGGCAGGTGGCATGGCTGTGATGTGGAAAGAGGACACTAAGATCATGGAAATCAATCAGTCTGCTTTCACCATAGAGGTAAGAATTGAGGATCAAGAGTCTCTTTGTGATTGGTGGCTTGTAGAATTTATGCGAGTTGTGATCATCAGATTAGGAAGGAACAATGGAGAGTTTTGAGAAATAGAAGTAGGCTATGGGGAGATAGGTCTTGATT
Coding sequences within it:
- the LOC113705579 gene encoding glutamate receptor 2.3 isoform X2; this translates as MPKKLKHLNVHAFLLSFPQILWVLILPSQIVSAQKNTTIPVNVGVVLDMDTWIGKMGLSCISMALSDFYSSHSDYKTRIVLNSRDSKKDVVGAAAAALDLLKNTEVQAIMGPVSSVQAEFINDLGDKAHVPIISFSATSTFLSPLSSPYFIRATQNDSSQVKAISSIVKAFGWREVVPIYVDNQLGEGILPFLTDAFDKINTRIPYRSVIPSLATDEQIVAELHKLMTIQTRVFIVHLLPSLGSRLFAKAKQLGMMAAGYAWICTDAITDELNSIDPSIIDTMQGVLGVRPHVPNTAELQSFIKRWKLKFQHSNPDIVNPQLNVFGLWAYDSTTALAMAIEEAGVSNIGFDQMSDISGNTTDLESFGVSRNGPKLLQAMLGTAFQGLSGDFIIVDGQLESPVYDIVNVIGNGIKEIGFWTADKGIVRQINPITIKKLGTILWPGDTATPPKGWAIPKNGKKLRVGVPVNARFSQLVKVTRNSQTNTTMVEGYCIDIFDAVMALLPYAVPYEYVPFATSDGMSAGNYDDLAYQVYLGNFDAVAGDIAITANRSLYVDFSLAYTESGIAMIVPTDNQSRNTWIFLKPLTWDLWLTSFLAFIAIGLLIWVLEHRINDEFKGPPWHQIGMILWFSFSTMFFAHTSLTTSLTVQQLQPTIRSVDELIKTRAYVGYQNVSFLSKILLQMGFDESRLVAYHSPEELNDLFTKGSGNGGIAAVFDEIPYMKLILGTYCSKYTMVQAAYKTDGFGFAFPIGSPLAPDVSRAILNVTQGSQILEIEKKWHLETSSCQDFNTSSTPGSLDIGSFRGLFLIMGIVAISAFIIHWTMFLYEHWNVVTNYSSSTWDKIIGLSRCFDCKDAPSHTYRKPDMRGEKTTPGGDKEVSFRPHCSGSPVTISLQASPHTIVPSNPSFSSRMEHNLTISEEREILSCESESPNQEGNTPQ
- the LOC113705579 gene encoding glutamate receptor 2.3 isoform X1, with product MPKKLKHLNVHAFLLSFPQILWVLILPSQIVSAQKNTTIPVNVGVVLDMDTWIGKMGLSCISMALSDFYSSHSDYKTRIVLNSRDSKKDVVGAAAAALDLLKNTEVQAIMGPVSSVQAEFINDLGDKAHVPIISFSATSTFLSPLSSPYFIRATQNDSSQVKAISSIVKAFGWREVVPIYVDNQLGEGILPFLTDAFDKINTRIPYRSVIPSLATDEQIVAELHKLMTIQTRVFIVHLLPSLGSRLFAKAKQLGMMAAGYAWICTDAITDELNSIDPSIIDTMQGVLGVRPHVPNTAELQSFIKRWKLKFQHSNPDIVNPQLNVFGLWAYDSTTALAMAIEEAGVSNIGFDQMSDISGNTTDLESFGVSRNGPKLLQAMLGTAFQGLSGDFIIVDGQLESPVYDIVNVIGNGIKEIGFWTADKGIVRQINPITIKKLGTILWPGDTATPPKGWAIPKNGKKLRVGVPVNARFSQLVKVTRNSQTNTTMVEGYCIDIFDAVMALLPYAVPYEYVPFATSDGMSAGNYDDLAYQVYLGNFDAVAGDIAITANRSLYVDFSLAYTESGIAMIVPTDNQSRNTWIFLKPLTWDLWLTSFLAFIAIGLLIWVLEHRINDEFKGPPWHQIGMILWFSFSTMFFAHKEKIISNLARFVLVIWFLVVFILTQSYTASLTTSLTVQQLQPTIRSVDELIKTRAYVGYQNVSFLSKILLQMGFDESRLVAYHSPEELNDLFTKGSGNGGIAAVFDEIPYMKLILGTYCSKYTMVQAAYKTDGFGFAFPIGSPLAPDVSRAILNVTQGSQILEIEKKWHLETSSCQDFNTSSTPGSLDIGSFRGLFLIMGIVAISAFIIHWTMFLYEHWNVVTNYSSSTWDKIIGLSRCFDCKDAPSHTYRKPDMRGEKTTPGGDKEVSFRPHCSGSPVTISLQASPHTIVPSNPSFSSRMEHNLTISEEREILSCESESPNQEGNTPQ